In one Spirosoma rigui genomic region, the following are encoded:
- a CDS encoding dihydrolipoyl dehydrogenase family protein translates to MPTQSFDLIVIGTGSAGKTVAEAAREAGKTVAIVDKQPFGGTCSQRGCDPKKILVGAAEIVARSSQMTGKGIDSVPAIDWADLMAFKKTFTDSIPKNTETKFADEGITSFHGAATFTGTKTVRVGAEELTAKHIVIAAGARPQPLDIPGEDLLIDSTDFLSLPALPRKIVLVGGGYIAFEFANIAARAGASVTIIHRGKRPLEGFDADVVAFLVKAMEGVGIRFVLDAAVTGVAEKNDVLTVHYRQAGKDHTMSTNLVVHAAGRVADVAELALDKAGVDIGKKGITVNKHLQSVSNPAVYACGDVADKGLPLTPVAGYEGRVVSENILHGNTQTVDESPVPTTVFTVPPLASIGLTEEQARNEGKDITVLCQETSDWYSSRRINDPVSGFKTIVDRHTGQVLGAHLLGTGSEEVINLFALAMKHGIPAKALRSTIFAYPTHSSDLSYMLPE, encoded by the coding sequence ATGCCTACTCAATCGTTTGATCTTATTGTTATTGGTACTGGCTCGGCCGGAAAGACCGTAGCGGAGGCTGCGCGGGAAGCTGGAAAGACCGTAGCTATCGTTGATAAACAGCCTTTCGGCGGCACCTGCTCCCAGCGGGGGTGCGACCCAAAAAAAATACTGGTTGGTGCTGCCGAGATCGTAGCCCGCTCGTCGCAGATGACCGGTAAGGGAATCGATTCGGTACCGGCTATCGACTGGGCCGACCTGATGGCGTTCAAGAAAACGTTCACCGATTCTATCCCGAAAAATACCGAAACCAAATTTGCCGACGAAGGAATCACTTCGTTCCATGGCGCTGCTACGTTTACCGGCACGAAGACCGTGCGCGTTGGGGCTGAGGAGTTGACTGCTAAACACATCGTTATTGCGGCCGGGGCCCGGCCGCAACCGCTGGATATACCCGGCGAAGACTTGCTGATCGACAGTACGGATTTTCTGTCATTGCCGGCATTACCCCGGAAAATCGTTCTCGTGGGCGGGGGGTATATTGCGTTCGAGTTTGCCAACATTGCCGCCCGCGCCGGTGCGTCGGTGACCATTATCCACCGGGGCAAACGTCCGCTGGAAGGTTTCGATGCCGACGTAGTTGCGTTCCTCGTCAAGGCGATGGAAGGTGTCGGGATTCGTTTCGTGCTGGACGCTGCCGTAACAGGCGTAGCCGAGAAAAACGACGTACTGACCGTTCACTACCGGCAAGCCGGGAAAGACCATACCATGTCTACCAACCTGGTGGTACATGCCGCCGGGCGCGTGGCCGATGTAGCAGAACTGGCGCTGGACAAGGCCGGAGTTGACATCGGCAAAAAAGGAATTACCGTTAACAAACACCTGCAGAGCGTTTCCAACCCGGCGGTCTACGCCTGTGGCGACGTTGCCGACAAAGGGCTACCGCTAACGCCCGTGGCTGGTTATGAAGGACGCGTTGTCAGTGAAAATATCCTGCATGGTAACACCCAAACCGTCGACGAATCGCCGGTGCCCACTACGGTATTTACGGTGCCTCCGCTGGCTTCCATTGGACTCACTGAGGAGCAGGCCCGAAATGAGGGGAAAGACATTACAGTACTCTGTCAGGAAACCAGTGACTGGTACAGCAGTCGACGGATCAATGATCCCGTGTCGGGATTCAAAACCATTGTCGACCGCCATACCGGTCAGGTTCTGGGGGCTCATCTGCTGGGTACCGGCAGCGAGGAAGTAATCAATTTGTTTGCGCTGGCCATGAAGCACGGTATTCCGGCAAAGGCACTACGGTCGACCATCTTTGCATATCCGACGCACTCGTCTGATCTCAGTTACATGCTCCCTGAGTAG
- a CDS encoding ABC-F family ATP-binding cassette domain-containing protein: MISVQNVSLRYGKRVLFDDVTIKFTSGNCYGVIGANGAGKSTFLKILSGEIEPQTGSVTLTPGERMSVLSQNQFAFDDYPVLQTVIMGNKRLYDIMQEKDVLYAKTDFTDADGEKAAELESEFAEMNGWDAESDAASLLSGLGIKEDLHYALMSDINGSEKVRVLLAQALFGSPDVLLLDEPTNNLDVESVSWLENFLANFNNTVIVVSHDRHFLDQVCTQIVDVDFSKVKLFAGNYSFWYESSQLALRQRQDQNKKTEDKRKELEEFIRRFSANASKSKQATSRAKLLEKLTIEDIQPSSRKYPYVNFKPEREPGDQILTVENLTYTSEDGTKLFENLSFTVNKQDKIFLFSRDGLAVSALLDILAGERKADSGSFRWGITITMSYFPNDTEKDKFFQTDLNLVDWLRQYSVEKDESFIRGFLGRMLFSGEESLKKATVLSGGEKVRCMLSKMMLSGANCLLLDEPTNHLDLESIESLNNGLIDVKAPVLFTSHDHQFVQTVANRIIEITPAGILDKLMTYDEYLTDERVKAQREELYEAVA, encoded by the coding sequence ATGATATCGGTACAAAACGTCTCTCTTCGCTATGGAAAGCGGGTGCTGTTCGACGACGTCACCATAAAATTTACATCCGGCAACTGCTATGGCGTCATTGGTGCCAATGGAGCCGGTAAATCCACCTTCCTGAAAATCCTGTCGGGCGAAATCGAACCACAGACGGGTTCGGTAACGCTGACACCCGGTGAGCGGATGTCGGTGCTGAGCCAGAACCAGTTCGCTTTTGACGACTATCCGGTGCTGCAAACCGTCATCATGGGCAACAAACGCCTGTATGACATCATGCAGGAAAAGGATGTGCTCTACGCTAAAACTGATTTTACCGATGCCGACGGCGAAAAAGCCGCCGAGCTGGAATCAGAATTTGCCGAGATGAACGGCTGGGATGCCGAGTCAGATGCCGCGAGTCTGCTGAGTGGGCTGGGTATTAAAGAAGACCTGCACTACGCCCTGATGTCTGACATCAACGGATCGGAGAAGGTGCGGGTACTGCTCGCGCAGGCGCTGTTTGGTAGCCCCGACGTGCTGCTGCTTGACGAGCCAACCAACAACCTCGATGTTGAATCGGTAAGCTGGCTGGAAAACTTCCTGGCCAACTTCAATAACACCGTCATTGTTGTTTCCCACGACCGCCACTTCCTGGATCAGGTTTGTACGCAGATCGTCGATGTCGATTTCAGCAAGGTGAAGCTCTTTGCCGGTAACTATTCGTTCTGGTATGAGTCGAGCCAACTGGCTCTGCGGCAGCGGCAGGACCAGAACAAAAAGACCGAAGACAAGCGTAAGGAACTGGAAGAGTTCATTCGGCGCTTCTCGGCCAACGCGTCTAAATCGAAGCAGGCAACCAGCCGGGCCAAACTGCTCGAAAAACTCACGATTGAGGATATTCAGCCATCGTCGCGGAAATACCCCTACGTTAACTTCAAGCCCGAACGGGAACCCGGCGATCAGATCCTGACGGTCGAAAACCTGACTTACACGTCGGAAGACGGCACGAAGCTGTTCGAGAACCTGTCGTTTACGGTTAACAAGCAGGACAAGATTTTCCTGTTTAGCCGCGATGGGCTGGCCGTTTCGGCCTTGCTGGATATTCTGGCGGGCGAGCGGAAAGCCGATTCCGGTTCGTTCCGGTGGGGTATCACGATCACGATGTCCTACTTCCCGAACGATACGGAAAAGGATAAATTCTTCCAGACCGATCTGAACCTAGTCGATTGGCTGCGGCAGTATTCGGTCGAAAAGGACGAAAGCTTCATCCGCGGCTTCCTGGGCCGGATGCTGTTCTCGGGCGAAGAATCGCTCAAGAAAGCGACCGTCCTCAGCGGGGGAGAGAAAGTACGGTGTATGCTGTCGAAGATGATGCTGTCGGGCGCCAACTGCCTGCTGCTCGACGAGCCAACCAACCACCTTGACCTGGAATCGATTGAATCGTTGAACAACGGCCTGATCGATGTGAAAGCGCCCGTGTTGTTCACGTCGCATGACCACCAGTTTGTGCAGACGGTGGCCAATCGGATCATCGAGATTACGCCGGCGGGTATCCTGGACAAGTTGATGACTTACGATGAATACCTTACCGACGAGCGTGTGAAGGCGCAACGGGAGGAACTATACGAAGCCGTGGCGTAA
- a CDS encoding DUF2461 domain-containing protein, whose translation MLQPRTLAFLSDLKANNNKPWFDANRPAYESARADFIALVTQLLDGLASIDTAIGETPLQAKNCIFRINRDVRFSTNKSPYKSNFGAWFNAGGKQSPTAGYYLNLEPGGSFVAGGLYMPDAGMLATVRQEIDYNLADFEQILTQPAFVKQFGQLNRDDVLQRPPKGYDAGNPAIEYLKLKSFTASRPLADAALTKPDLVKQVLTAFGSLQPLVTYLNTALVP comes from the coding sequence ATGCTCCAGCCCCGTACGCTCGCCTTTCTTTCCGATCTGAAAGCCAACAACAACAAGCCCTGGTTCGATGCCAACCGGCCCGCCTATGAGTCGGCCCGGGCCGACTTTATAGCTCTTGTCACGCAGTTGCTTGACGGTCTGGCGTCGATCGATACGGCCATTGGTGAAACGCCTTTACAGGCTAAAAACTGCATTTTCCGCATCAACCGCGACGTGCGGTTTTCTACCAACAAATCGCCCTATAAATCTAATTTCGGGGCCTGGTTCAACGCAGGGGGTAAACAGTCGCCCACTGCAGGCTATTATTTGAATCTGGAACCCGGGGGCAGCTTTGTTGCCGGTGGATTGTATATGCCCGATGCCGGTATGCTGGCGACAGTCCGGCAAGAAATCGATTATAACCTGGCCGATTTTGAGCAGATTTTGACCCAACCCGCCTTTGTCAAACAATTTGGTCAGCTTAACCGTGACGACGTACTCCAGCGTCCACCCAAGGGGTACGACGCCGGTAACCCGGCCATCGAATACCTGAAGCTGAAGAGCTTCACAGCTTCCCGCCCGCTGGCTGACGCGGCCCTTACCAAACCGGATCTGGTTAAACAGGTACTAACGGCCTTTGGTAGCCTGCAACCGCTCGTCACGTATCTGAACACGGCGCTGGTGCCCTGA
- the murI gene encoding glutamate racemase, protein MTGVSQPIGVFDSGYGGLTILRELVRKLPQYDYVYLGDNARTPYGTRSFETVYQYTLECVRHLFDQGCRLVILACNTASAKALRNIQQLDLPKMDGPDRRVLGVIRPTTEVIGTYSQTGQVGVLATRGTVTSESYVVEIEKFFPELRVFQEACPMWVPLVENGEYTSPGADYFVRQHIDRLLTQAPGIDTILLACTHYPLLLDKIRQFTPAGTTILSQGGIVADSLADYLFRHPALEAECSKHGRRTFLTTDSPVDFDRQATVFYGEQIQSRHLAL, encoded by the coding sequence ATGACAGGTGTATCACAACCCATTGGTGTATTTGATTCGGGCTATGGTGGATTGACCATCCTGCGCGAACTGGTTCGGAAACTGCCCCAGTACGATTACGTCTACCTCGGCGACAATGCCCGGACGCCCTACGGTACCCGCTCCTTCGAGACGGTGTACCAGTACACGCTCGAATGCGTCCGGCACCTGTTTGATCAAGGCTGTCGGCTGGTCATCCTGGCCTGTAATACGGCTTCGGCCAAAGCCCTGCGGAACATTCAACAGCTTGATCTACCTAAAATGGATGGCCCGGACCGGCGGGTGCTTGGTGTCATCAGACCCACAACGGAGGTGATCGGCACGTATTCCCAAACGGGTCAGGTGGGCGTGCTGGCTACGCGGGGCACTGTAACGTCGGAGTCCTACGTGGTCGAGATCGAGAAGTTTTTTCCGGAACTGCGCGTTTTTCAGGAAGCCTGCCCCATGTGGGTACCGCTGGTTGAAAATGGCGAGTATACCAGTCCCGGAGCTGATTATTTCGTTCGCCAGCACATTGACCGGCTGCTCACACAAGCGCCCGGCATCGACACCATTCTGCTCGCCTGCACCCACTACCCGCTGCTGCTCGATAAAATCCGGCAGTTTACCCCCGCCGGAACTACTATTCTCAGCCAGGGCGGTATTGTAGCCGATAGCCTTGCTGATTATTTATTCCGTCACCCGGCGCTGGAGGCTGAATGCAGCAAACATGGTCGGCGTACTTTTCTGACTACCGATTCTCCGGTCGATTTTGACCGGCAGGCTACCGTGTTCTACGGCGAACAAATCCAGTCGCGACACCTGGCTCTCTAA
- a CDS encoding amidohydrolase family protein, protein MIRRLLAHVLLLTVIGGNAVAQKKSVDVLIKSGSLIDVPSGKVLTKKLIAIRGNTIVGVFDEPQARTIRAKNVIDATGKFIIPGLWDMHVHFGGGDTLIDENRNLFPLYIAHGITGIRDAAADLSSSVLQWRDDIEKGRLVGPTLFTSGPKLEGYKSSWIGDLEVSTPAEVDHMLDSLQAMKVDFIKITDNTIKPHLYLYILEQTRKRGLKTSGHVPFALTMDQVSSAGLGSVEHMTYVLKAGSRRDKEVARKVAAGTMTNRVALPILLQSFDESTALAVYRRMAKNGTVVVPTLSISRVTAYLDQESHQKDSYLQYLGKGLRNTYAWRVNRAAQDGPEAIADRHAVYEKTSSLLPLLREAGVTIMAGTDAGFLNSFVYPGIGLHHELGYFVKAGLTPLQALQSAIIPGPAFLNKTSRYGSISAGKQADLVLLDRNPLQDIEATQAIDTVVLRGVVYNRSALDTMLDEVKKKAN, encoded by the coding sequence ATGATAAGAAGATTACTGGCTCACGTATTGCTGCTGACAGTTATCGGGGGAAATGCGGTGGCGCAGAAAAAATCGGTCGATGTCCTGATCAAGTCGGGATCACTGATTGACGTGCCGTCGGGCAAGGTACTTACCAAAAAGCTGATTGCTATTCGGGGCAATACGATCGTCGGGGTGTTCGACGAACCCCAGGCCCGAACCATTCGGGCGAAGAACGTTATCGACGCTACGGGTAAGTTCATCATCCCCGGCCTGTGGGATATGCACGTTCACTTTGGCGGGGGCGATACGCTCATCGACGAGAACAGGAATCTGTTTCCGCTGTACATTGCGCACGGAATTACGGGTATTCGGGACGCGGCTGCCGACCTGAGTTCGTCCGTTTTGCAGTGGCGGGACGATATTGAAAAAGGCCGTCTGGTCGGTCCTACGCTTTTTACATCAGGACCCAAACTAGAGGGCTACAAATCGAGCTGGATTGGTGATCTGGAAGTGAGCACCCCGGCTGAAGTCGACCATATGCTCGATTCATTGCAGGCAATGAAGGTCGATTTTATCAAGATCACCGATAATACGATCAAGCCCCACCTGTACCTGTACATACTTGAACAAACCCGGAAACGGGGTTTAAAAACGTCGGGCCACGTGCCTTTTGCCCTGACCATGGACCAGGTATCGTCGGCGGGTCTGGGTTCGGTTGAGCACATGACCTACGTGCTCAAAGCGGGTTCCAGGCGGGACAAAGAGGTGGCCCGGAAAGTAGCCGCGGGTACGATGACAAACCGGGTCGCATTGCCCATACTGCTCCAGAGCTTTGATGAGTCGACTGCGCTGGCGGTGTACCGCCGGATGGCTAAAAACGGTACCGTCGTCGTGCCCACGCTCAGCATCAGCCGGGTTACGGCTTATCTGGACCAAGAAAGTCACCAGAAGGACAGCTACCTGCAGTACCTGGGGAAGGGACTTCGCAATACGTATGCGTGGCGGGTGAATCGGGCCGCACAGGATGGGCCTGAAGCCATTGCCGATCGGCATGCCGTGTACGAAAAGACGAGTTCGCTGCTGCCCCTGTTGCGGGAGGCCGGGGTTACCATTATGGCGGGCACCGATGCCGGGTTTCTAAACTCGTTTGTCTACCCGGGCATTGGGCTGCACCATGAGCTTGGCTATTTCGTAAAAGCAGGACTTACCCCACTACAGGCCTTACAGTCGGCCATTATTCCCGGCCCCGCCTTTCTCAACAAGACGAGTCGGTACGGGAGCATATCGGCGGGTAAACAGGCTGACCTGGTACTGCTGGACAGAAACCCGCTACAGGATATTGAAGCCACTCAGGCTATTGATACGGTTGTTCTGCGGGGCGTTGTCTACAACCGGAGCGCTCTGGATACCATGTTGGACGAGGTGAAAAAGAAGGCGAACTGA
- the alaS gene encoding alanine--tRNA ligase, producing the protein MTSHEIRRHFLDFFHSKQHLIVASAPLVAKNDPTLMFNNSGMAQFKDFFLGNGNPPSKRVADTQKCLRVSGKHNDLEDVGFDTYHHTMFEMLGNWSFGDYFKKEAITWAWELLTEIYQLPKDRLYVSVFQGDEKDNVPFDQEAFDLWEPIVGKDRIIYGNKKDNFWEMGDTGPCGPCSEIHVDLRSPEEVAQTPGKDLVNADHPQVVEIWNLVFMQFNRKADGSLEPLPARHVDTGMGFERLCMAIQGKKSNYDTDVFTGTIGVIEELSGIRYGGTMDKADVAMRVIADHIRAVSFAIADGLVPSNAKAGYVIRRILRRAIRYGYSYLNLTEPFMTKLVPTLALQFADVFPELNAQRDFVATVIREEEVSFLRTLGTGLGRLDQIIADLSGKQTSVIPGETVFELNDTFGFPADLTALIGREKGLSIDEAGFQKALQEQKARSRKDASSSAGDWIDVNEVDSTRFVGYDQTESDTSIVKYRKVQNKQGTQYQIVLADTPFYAESGGQIGDTGVLVLTTGEQARMIRIVDTKKENDLSILIAADKDLDEALESATSVHAVVDADRRMLTSSNHSATHLLHAALRDVLGTHVAQKGSYVGPDALRFDFSHFSKVTDEQLAQIERIVNEKIRQDIPLDEKRNVPIAQAKDMGATALFGEKYGDFVRVITFDPAYSVELCGGTHVPATGHIGLFKFTGEGSVSTGIRRIEAKTSAGAETLMNEQMAVISELKELLKAPKDIVKAVQSLMDERSALQKQVDALQNEKVQQLKNELLTRIQPVNHNGGPGYMVLVERVDIPSADALKQLAYDLKAKVDNLALVLGADINGKPQLAVMLPDSLIQEKNLNAGQVVKELAKNIKGGGGGQPFFATAGGSESSGLDAALAQGKALLG; encoded by the coding sequence ATGACATCCCACGAAATACGTCGTCACTTTCTTGATTTCTTCCACTCCAAACAACACCTGATTGTAGCTTCGGCCCCGCTGGTCGCCAAAAACGACCCGACGCTGATGTTCAACAACTCGGGGATGGCTCAATTCAAAGATTTCTTTCTGGGCAACGGAAACCCGCCGTCAAAGCGCGTGGCCGACACCCAGAAATGCCTCCGGGTGTCGGGTAAGCACAACGACCTCGAAGATGTGGGATTCGATACCTATCACCACACCATGTTCGAGATGCTCGGCAACTGGTCGTTCGGGGATTATTTCAAGAAAGAAGCCATTACCTGGGCGTGGGAACTGCTGACGGAAATTTACCAGCTGCCCAAAGACCGGCTGTACGTATCGGTTTTCCAGGGCGACGAGAAGGATAACGTTCCTTTCGATCAGGAAGCGTTCGACCTCTGGGAGCCTATCGTGGGGAAAGACCGGATCATCTACGGCAACAAAAAAGACAACTTCTGGGAAATGGGGGATACGGGTCCCTGTGGCCCCTGTTCCGAAATTCACGTCGACCTGCGCTCGCCCGAAGAAGTGGCGCAGACCCCCGGCAAAGACCTGGTCAATGCCGACCATCCGCAGGTAGTCGAGATCTGGAACCTGGTATTCATGCAGTTCAACCGCAAGGCCGATGGTTCGCTGGAGCCGCTACCCGCCCGCCACGTCGATACGGGTATGGGTTTTGAGCGCCTGTGCATGGCTATCCAGGGCAAAAAGTCAAATTACGACACCGACGTATTTACGGGTACGATTGGCGTGATTGAAGAACTATCGGGTATCAGATACGGCGGAACTATGGACAAGGCCGACGTAGCGATGCGCGTCATTGCCGACCATATCCGAGCCGTCTCCTTTGCCATCGCCGATGGGCTGGTACCGTCGAATGCCAAAGCGGGGTACGTGATCCGGCGGATTCTGCGCCGGGCTATCCGGTACGGGTATTCGTACCTGAACCTGACCGAGCCCTTTATGACCAAACTCGTGCCAACGCTGGCCCTGCAGTTTGCCGACGTTTTCCCCGAACTCAACGCCCAGCGCGACTTCGTAGCCACGGTAATTCGGGAAGAGGAAGTGTCCTTCCTGCGGACGCTGGGTACCGGCCTGGGGCGCCTGGACCAGATCATTGCCGACCTGTCGGGCAAACAGACATCTGTTATTCCCGGCGAAACGGTTTTTGAACTCAACGATACCTTCGGCTTCCCGGCCGATCTGACCGCCCTGATTGGGCGGGAGAAAGGCCTGAGCATCGATGAGGCTGGTTTCCAGAAAGCCCTGCAGGAGCAGAAAGCCCGGTCGCGTAAAGATGCGTCGTCATCGGCGGGCGACTGGATCGATGTGAACGAAGTGGATAGTACGCGCTTCGTGGGCTACGACCAGACCGAATCCGATACATCGATTGTCAAGTACCGGAAAGTACAGAACAAGCAGGGAACCCAGTACCAGATCGTGCTGGCCGACACGCCGTTCTATGCCGAATCGGGTGGACAGATTGGTGATACCGGGGTACTGGTACTGACGACCGGTGAGCAGGCCCGCATGATCCGGATTGTCGACACGAAGAAAGAAAACGATCTGTCGATCCTGATTGCGGCCGATAAGGACCTCGACGAAGCGCTGGAATCGGCAACGTCGGTTCATGCCGTCGTTGACGCCGATCGCCGGATGCTCACGTCAAGTAACCACTCGGCCACCCACCTGCTGCACGCGGCTCTCCGCGACGTGCTGGGCACCCACGTTGCGCAGAAAGGCTCGTACGTTGGTCCCGATGCCCTGCGGTTCGACTTCTCGCACTTCAGCAAAGTAACGGACGAGCAGCTGGCCCAGATCGAGCGTATCGTCAACGAAAAAATCCGCCAGGATATTCCGCTGGACGAAAAGCGGAACGTTCCCATCGCGCAGGCGAAGGACATGGGCGCCACCGCGCTGTTCGGCGAGAAATACGGCGATTTCGTGCGGGTCATCACCTTCGATCCGGCCTACTCGGTAGAGCTTTGCGGGGGTACGCACGTACCGGCCACGGGCCATATTGGTCTGTTCAAATTCACCGGTGAAGGGTCGGTATCGACGGGAATCCGGCGGATCGAAGCCAAAACGTCGGCGGGTGCCGAAACGCTGATGAACGAGCAGATGGCCGTTATCTCCGAGCTGAAAGAACTGCTGAAAGCGCCCAAGGATATTGTTAAGGCCGTACAGAGCCTGATGGACGAGCGGAGCGCCCTGCAAAAGCAGGTCGACGCCCTGCAAAACGAAAAAGTACAGCAGCTGAAAAACGAGCTGCTGACCAGGATACAACCCGTTAACCACAACGGCGGACCGGGGTATATGGTGCTGGTAGAGCGGGTCGACATACCCAGTGCTGATGCACTCAAACAGCTGGCTTATGACCTGAAAGCTAAAGTCGACAACCTCGCGCTGGTGCTGGGTGCCGACATCAACGGCAAACCCCAACTGGCCGTGATGCTGCCCGATTCACTCATTCAGGAAAAGAATTTGAACGCCGGTCAGGTTGTGAAAGAACTGGCCAAGAACATCAAAGGGGGTGGGGGCGGTCAGCCATTCTTTGCCACTGCGGGTGGTTCCGAATCGAGCGGGCTGGATGCAGCCCTCGCGCAGGGGAAAGCATTGTTGGGATAG
- a CDS encoding MerR family transcriptional regulator, which produces MEGSGKLYYGIQEVAAMFNINASKLRYYEKEFPTLQPKKNRSGDRVYTQADIDHLTEILELINQRKYTLPGAREYLKTRDANRRSNARITAKLMELKEFLQQMRNSLD; this is translated from the coding sequence ATGGAGGGTTCAGGTAAGCTTTATTATGGTATTCAGGAAGTCGCTGCGATGTTCAACATCAACGCTTCCAAGCTGCGCTACTACGAGAAAGAGTTTCCCACGCTACAACCGAAAAAGAACCGATCCGGCGATCGGGTCTACACGCAGGCGGATATCGACCACCTGACCGAAATCCTCGAATTGATCAACCAGCGCAAATATACGCTCCCCGGCGCCCGCGAATACCTGAAAACCCGCGATGCCAACCGGCGCAGCAACGCCCGCATTACGGCGAAGCTCATGGAGCTGAAAGAATTCCTGCAACAGATGCGTAACAGTCTCGACTGA
- a CDS encoding cytochrome c peroxidase: protein MIPVASAVTSRRRTSPKSLLYMLLSFGVAVGLYGWMRARPTPAETVKARFMQDIDVLDSTVSELQRVIAVPTANTAMQAAFRRARLAYKRVEFIAAYYSPETTRALNGPNIPEVDDDLRVNAPEGFQVLEEQLFPAFDPASRAEAVQTAAVLRSNVNRLRKISESNELTDSHIFDAMRLEVFRIITLGITGFDSPVAVYSLSEVASALESLRYPLDVYGLAGQDADLARRLDRAFANAIDHVQRSTDFDRFDRLGFITDHANVLSSLLLDAQQTLTIPVFSESRLLSPSARTLTDSGVFNPDYFVNLDEQRSTPDRVALGRMLFYDPILSGDGNRTCATCHQPDKAFTDGEHKSLAVGATGKRIGRNAPTLLNATFQAVQFADSRVVFLEDQASDVIQNSQEMHGSLPKAVRALNQHTTYKRLFADAYKDGVTEQTLKNAVASYVRSLTSLDSRVDRYLRATNRREVATLLTAEEKQGFNLFMGKGKCATCHFFPLFNGTVPPAYQETESEVLGTPATADGKTVDPDVGKFVMTGRDPHRYAFKTPTVRNVAKTAPYMHNGVYRTLDEVVEFYNKGGGNGLGFGLENQTLPFDKLNLAPSEKQALIAFMEAL from the coding sequence ATGATACCCGTAGCCAGCGCCGTTACGTCCCGACGTCGAACGTCGCCGAAGTCACTCCTGTATATGCTGCTGAGTTTCGGCGTGGCCGTTGGCCTGTATGGCTGGATGCGCGCCCGGCCAACGCCCGCGGAAACCGTAAAAGCGCGGTTCATGCAGGACATAGACGTATTGGATAGTACGGTCAGTGAATTGCAGCGGGTTATTGCCGTGCCTACCGCCAACACGGCTATGCAGGCCGCTTTCCGGCGGGCACGGCTGGCCTACAAGCGCGTTGAATTTATCGCGGCCTACTATAGTCCCGAAACGACCCGTGCCCTGAACGGTCCCAACATCCCTGAGGTGGACGATGATCTGCGGGTTAACGCACCCGAGGGGTTTCAGGTGCTGGAAGAGCAACTCTTTCCGGCCTTCGATCCGGCCAGCCGGGCCGAGGCCGTTCAGACGGCAGCCGTGCTACGGTCCAACGTAAACCGACTGCGGAAAATATCGGAGAGTAACGAGCTGACAGACAGTCATATCTTCGATGCTATGCGCCTGGAAGTGTTTCGGATCATTACCCTCGGCATTACCGGTTTCGACTCGCCCGTAGCTGTTTATTCTCTGTCCGAAGTAGCCAGCGCCCTCGAAAGTCTTCGGTATCCGCTGGACGTATACGGGCTGGCCGGGCAGGATGCCGACCTCGCCCGCCGGCTAGACCGGGCGTTTGCCAACGCCATCGATCACGTGCAGCGCAGTACCGATTTTGATCGGTTCGACCGACTTGGTTTCATCACCGACCACGCTAATGTTCTGAGTAGCCTTTTGCTGGACGCGCAGCAAACGCTGACCATTCCTGTTTTTTCCGAGAGCCGGCTGCTGTCGCCTTCGGCGCGGACGCTGACCGATAGCGGGGTATTTAACCCCGATTATTTCGTCAACCTGGATGAGCAGCGGTCGACACCTGACCGGGTAGCGTTGGGTAGGATGCTGTTTTATGACCCCATCCTGTCGGGTGACGGCAATCGAACCTGCGCCACCTGCCACCAGCCCGACAAAGCCTTCACGGATGGTGAGCACAAAAGTCTAGCCGTTGGGGCGACCGGGAAGCGTATCGGCCGTAACGCACCAACGTTGCTGAACGCGACTTTTCAGGCCGTTCAGTTTGCCGATTCACGGGTAGTTTTCCTGGAAGACCAGGCCAGTGACGTGATTCAGAATAGCCAGGAGATGCACGGGTCTTTGCCAAAAGCCGTGCGGGCGCTGAACCAGCACACTACCTACAAGCGTCTGTTTGCCGATGCGTACAAAGACGGAGTGACCGAGCAGACGCTTAAAAATGCCGTGGCCAGCTATGTCCGGTCGCTCACGAGCCTTGACTCACGCGTTGACCGGTACCTGCGCGCCACTAACCGCCGGGAGGTGGCGACGTTGCTCACTGCCGAAGAAAAGCAGGGTTTTAACCTGTTCATGGGGAAAGGGAAGTGCGCTACCTGCCACTTTTTTCCGCTGTTCAATGGCACCGTACCGCCCGCGTATCAGGAAACAGAAAGTGAAGTACTGGGAACGCCTGCTACAGCCGACGGTAAAACCGTTGACCCCGACGTTGGTAAGTTCGTTATGACAGGGCGCGACCCGCATCGCTACGCCTTTAAAACACCGACGGTGCGCAACGTAGCGAAAACGGCACCGTACATGCACAATGGCGTGTACCGGACGCTCGATGAGGTGGTTGAATTCTACAACAAAGGGGGCGGGAACGGGCTCGGGTTTGGCCTGGAGAATCAGACACTGCCCTTCGATAAACTGAATCTGGCTCCGTCCGAAAAGCAGGCTTTAATTGCTTTCATGGAAGCCCTCTGA